Proteins encoded by one window of Oncorhynchus kisutch isolate 150728-3 unplaced genomic scaffold, Okis_V2 scaffold748, whole genome shotgun sequence:
- the LOC116361834 gene encoding uncharacterized protein LOC116361834 isoform X2 gives MDDHLTSEAVNEMEQSNSTRSRATSVMETTEEGKLNNVEHLTLMDFLQNLTEKQWRGIREGMFDPLTKQQLAGLCLRIVQFLSDKLMQIIIPGLYELLGIQDAASSPLSQRSLTASLTSLLDDKTNTKSRVRFTEAGVPKRPGSRKSYNSFRIPTPYPSSNCMEQEEEEEQESQLKFKEIYLTKGSGSYLPNGAMRYVLKGKFNNFIFISSITICENYTFPCFVVKKI, from the exons atggatgaCCACCTGACCTCTGAAGCTGTCAATGAGATG GAGCAGAGCAATTCTACCAGGAGCAGAGCAACCTCAGTGATGGAAACCACAGAAGAGGGGAAGCTCAACAATGTGGAACATCTGACACTTATGGACTTCCTTCAAAACCTAACTGAGAA GCAATGGAGGGGGATTCGTGAGGGCATGTTTGACCCG CTGACAAAACAACAGCTTGCCGGCTTGTGTCTGAGGATTGTCCAGTTTTTATCGGACAAGCTGATGCAGATCATCATCCCAGGTCTTTACGAACTACTGGGCATCCAAGATGCTGCCTCCTCTCCATTGTCACAGAGATCTCTCACAGCGTCACTCACCAGTCTGTTAGACGATAAGACTAACACCAAGTCCCGCGTGAGATTTACTGAGGCTGGTGTACCTAAGAGGCCAGGCAGTCGAAAGTCTTACAATAGCTTTCGCATCCCGACTCCCTACCCTTCCTCCAACTGTATGgagcaggaagaggaagaagagcaggAATCACAACTTAAGTTCAAGGAGATTTACCTGACTAAGGGCAGTGGAAGCTACCTGCCCAATGGGGCCATGAGGTATGTTCTTAAAGGGAAATTtaacaacttcatattcatctccAGCATCACCATATGTGAAAATTACACATTTCCATGCtttgtagtaaaaaaaatatag
- the LOC116361834 gene encoding uncharacterized protein LOC116361834 isoform X1, translated as MLFPFSPGYDHRALSQSLDLPVCVMDDHLTSEAVNEMEQSNSTRSRATSVMETTEEGKLNNVEHLTLMDFLQNLTEKQWRGIREGMFDPLTKQQLAGLCLRIVQFLSDKLMQIIIPGLYELLGIQDAASSPLSQRSLTASLTSLLDDKTNTKSRVRFTEAGVPKRPGSRKSYNSFRIPTPYPSSNCMEQEEEEEQESQLKFKEIYLTKGSGSYLPNGAMRYVLKGKFNNFIFISSITICENYTFPCFVVKKI; from the exons atgttgtttccattctctccTGGTTATGACCATAGAGCCTTGTCCCAGTCTCTagacctgcctgtctgtgtgatggatgaCCACCTGACCTCTGAAGCTGTCAATGAGATG GAGCAGAGCAATTCTACCAGGAGCAGAGCAACCTCAGTGATGGAAACCACAGAAGAGGGGAAGCTCAACAATGTGGAACATCTGACACTTATGGACTTCCTTCAAAACCTAACTGAGAA GCAATGGAGGGGGATTCGTGAGGGCATGTTTGACCCG CTGACAAAACAACAGCTTGCCGGCTTGTGTCTGAGGATTGTCCAGTTTTTATCGGACAAGCTGATGCAGATCATCATCCCAGGTCTTTACGAACTACTGGGCATCCAAGATGCTGCCTCCTCTCCATTGTCACAGAGATCTCTCACAGCGTCACTCACCAGTCTGTTAGACGATAAGACTAACACCAAGTCCCGCGTGAGATTTACTGAGGCTGGTGTACCTAAGAGGCCAGGCAGTCGAAAGTCTTACAATAGCTTTCGCATCCCGACTCCCTACCCTTCCTCCAACTGTATGgagcaggaagaggaagaagagcaggAATCACAACTTAAGTTCAAGGAGATTTACCTGACTAAGGGCAGTGGAAGCTACCTGCCCAATGGGGCCATGAGGTATGTTCTTAAAGGGAAATTtaacaacttcatattcatctccAGCATCACCATATGTGAAAATTACACATTTCCATGCtttgtagtaaaaaaaatatag